In Silvanigrella paludirubra, one DNA window encodes the following:
- the trpD gene encoding anthranilate phosphoribosyltransferase, whose protein sequence is MIIDKNFSPIMEQVFAGRGFSIDEAEALTHSMIDGTLSDVRIAAVLTGFRFLPISEDVIIRILNTIQEKNKIIKDHNLNHIVDCAGTGGDRLTTLNILTTASIVAAGAGANVAKFTGVSVSNKSASSDVFQMLNLSPVQSVEQAYENIKDFKIAFLSSKTFYPTLKHLMDIRKTLGFKTIIDLLFPLANPVPLTGQFIGVYHKDCLPLLINCLKKLNKTRGMIAHGEDGLDEISVCSASYISKLENGKITHEVIKPSDFGIQNHQIKDLLGKDIEYNSRVLIDVLKNQAHPAVMDAVAMNTAATLWCAELCQDLKDGLKLARKAIQSGKALHVFEKWKSISQQ, encoded by the coding sequence ATGATTATTGATAAAAATTTCTCTCCCATAATGGAACAAGTTTTTGCAGGACGTGGATTTTCAATAGATGAAGCAGAAGCTCTTACACATAGCATGATAGATGGTACCTTATCTGATGTTCGAATAGCCGCTGTTCTTACAGGATTTCGGTTTTTGCCGATTTCTGAAGATGTGATCATTCGAATTTTAAATACAATTCAAGAAAAAAATAAAATAATAAAAGACCACAATTTAAATCATATTGTTGATTGCGCTGGTACTGGTGGAGATAGGCTTACAACCCTAAATATTTTAACGACAGCATCTATTGTAGCAGCAGGAGCAGGAGCAAATGTAGCTAAATTTACAGGAGTTAGTGTATCAAATAAATCGGCAAGCAGTGATGTTTTTCAAATGCTAAATTTATCTCCCGTTCAATCCGTTGAACAAGCATACGAAAATATAAAAGATTTTAAAATTGCCTTTTTAAGTTCTAAAACTTTTTATCCCACTCTAAAGCATTTAATGGATATAAGAAAAACATTAGGATTTAAAACAATTATTGATCTTTTATTTCCATTAGCAAATCCTGTTCCGTTAACAGGACAATTTATTGGGGTTTATCATAAAGATTGTTTACCTCTATTAATCAATTGTCTAAAAAAATTAAATAAAACAAGAGGAATGATAGCGCACGGCGAAGATGGCTTAGATGAAATATCTGTTTGTAGTGCATCCTATATTTCCAAATTAGAAAACGGAAAAATCACTCATGAAGTCATTAAACCCAGTGATTTTGGAATTCAAAATCATCAAATTAAAGACCTTCTTGGCAAAGATATAGAATACAATTCTAGAGTATTAATTGATGTCTTAAAAAACCAAGCCCATCCGGCAGTAATGGATGCCGTTGCCATGAACACAGCGGCAACACTTTGGTGCGCTGAATTATGTCAAGATTTAAAAGATGGATTAAAATTAGCAAGAAAAGCAATTCAATCTGGAAAAGCGCTTCATGTATTTGAAAAATGGAAATCAATTTCACAACAATGA
- a CDS encoding alpha/beta fold hydrolase has protein sequence MDVNRYLQLKLLQIIIRPAGKVENFDVIKSTEIKVDRTISKCFKKILNVTGFKSKVIPTKFGQLHYYDSDPNSNLKPLIFVHGLGSSAQSWWILGKMFENKRRIIIPDLFHMSGFSEANNPVMDFLQHAESLIEFISTTTNQSVDLCGLSLGGWLSMYIASTNPKLVNSLILMNPAGLKINPFELRDTLTFLSWKKFQKLYPGILKAFPYTGFPLLSKTAKRSLFRNLKDDRIKDLLKLTKETHFVDDNLKNINCPVLLLWGKEDRLLSSKIPIVLSKSIKNIDAKWVEGCAHVLSLEAPATCFHEINEFLNLKSIKNNPFTQSVLSASFAYHTTPIQKKENDHDY, from the coding sequence ATGGATGTGAATAGATACCTACAACTCAAACTCCTTCAAATTATTATTCGCCCTGCCGGTAAGGTAGAAAACTTTGATGTAATAAAATCAACAGAAATAAAAGTAGATAGAACAATATCGAAATGTTTTAAAAAAATTCTTAACGTAACAGGATTTAAATCAAAAGTAATTCCAACAAAATTCGGACAGTTACATTATTATGATAGCGATCCAAATTCAAATTTAAAACCTCTTATTTTTGTTCACGGACTTGGTAGCAGTGCGCAAAGTTGGTGGATTTTAGGGAAAATGTTTGAAAATAAAAGGCGAATTATTATTCCCGATTTATTTCATATGTCTGGTTTTAGTGAAGCTAATAATCCTGTAATGGATTTTTTACAACATGCAGAATCCTTAATTGAATTTATTTCAACCACAACAAATCAATCTGTGGATCTTTGTGGGCTAAGCTTAGGCGGCTGGCTTTCTATGTATATTGCTAGCACAAATCCAAAATTAGTGAACAGCCTTATTTTAATGAACCCAGCTGGTTTAAAAATAAATCCCTTTGAATTAAGAGATACTCTTACTTTTTTAAGTTGGAAAAAATTTCAAAAATTATATCCTGGTATTTTAAAAGCCTTTCCTTATACGGGATTCCCATTATTAAGTAAAACAGCAAAACGTTCTTTATTTAGAAATTTAAAGGATGATAGAATTAAAGATCTTTTAAAATTAACAAAAGAAACTCATTTTGTGGACGACAATTTAAAAAATATAAATTGCCCAGTTCTCCTTCTGTGGGGTAAAGAAGACAGATTATTGTCAAGTAAAATACCTATTGTTCTTTCTAAAAGCATTAAAAATATCGACGCCAAATGGGTCGAAGGTTGTGCCCATGTTCTTTCCTTAGAGGCTCCTGCTACTTGTTTTCATGAAATAAATGAATTTTTAAATTTAAAATCTATAAAAAATAATCCATTTACACAATCCGTTTTATCTGCTAGTTTCGCATATCATACAACACCAATTCAAAAAAAAGAGAATGATCATGATTATTGA
- the glmM gene encoding phosphoglucosamine mutase, with amino-acid sequence MAKYFGTDGIRGEANSGLMTPVNLLKLAQSFGVTLKRRSNRPKVLLGKDTRVSGYLIEGIIASGLCSVGVDVLFVGPLPTPGIAYLTRGMRADAGIMISASHNPYYDNGIKLFDHNGFKLPDSDESYIEQLMDSPDLEKYLVNSEHMGRAKRIDDAIGQYAVFLKERFPKNLKLDGKKIVLDCAHGAGYKVAPKVFEELGAEVISIHNDPNGFNINLNSGALHPQILAEKVVEYKADIGFALDGDADRLIVVDEKGNILDGDHIIAMCALEMKSQNQLKNNGVCVTIMSNKGFDVAMENAGIHVVRTNVGDRNVMESMLSNDFYLGGEQSGHLIFLDSSTTGDAVIACLKVLEMMCHTKKKISELTSVMKKFPQITKNVKVNRKPPLETLHMTTSLVREFEKELGSSGRVLLRYSGTESLARITLEGPELSQIEVMASKIEQILLKEIG; translated from the coding sequence ATGGCAAAATATTTCGGAACAGACGGCATTCGCGGCGAAGCGAATTCTGGATTGATGACACCTGTTAACTTATTAAAACTTGCTCAATCTTTTGGAGTTACTTTAAAAAGAAGATCAAATCGCCCTAAAGTTCTTTTAGGAAAAGACACTAGAGTTAGCGGATATTTAATTGAAGGCATAATTGCATCAGGACTTTGCAGCGTCGGTGTAGACGTTCTTTTTGTTGGTCCCTTACCAACTCCAGGAATTGCTTATTTAACGAGAGGCATGAGAGCCGATGCTGGCATTATGATTTCCGCAAGCCATAATCCTTATTATGATAATGGAATTAAATTATTTGATCATAACGGATTTAAATTACCAGATAGCGATGAATCCTATATTGAACAACTTATGGATAGTCCTGACCTTGAAAAATATTTAGTCAATTCCGAGCATATGGGCCGCGCAAAAAGAATTGATGATGCCATTGGTCAATATGCTGTATTTTTAAAAGAAAGATTTCCAAAAAATTTAAAATTAGATGGCAAAAAAATTGTTTTGGATTGTGCTCATGGTGCAGGATACAAAGTGGCTCCAAAAGTATTTGAAGAATTGGGCGCTGAAGTCATAAGTATACATAATGATCCCAATGGCTTTAATATCAATTTAAATAGTGGCGCTCTCCACCCACAAATTTTAGCAGAAAAGGTTGTGGAATATAAAGCGGATATTGGCTTTGCTTTAGATGGTGATGCCGACAGATTGATCGTAGTAGATGAAAAAGGAAACATTCTAGATGGAGACCACATTATCGCTATGTGTGCTCTTGAAATGAAATCACAAAATCAATTAAAAAATAACGGTGTTTGTGTTACGATAATGAGCAACAAAGGTTTTGATGTCGCTATGGAAAATGCAGGTATCCATGTAGTCCGAACCAATGTTGGGGATCGTAACGTTATGGAAAGTATGCTCTCAAATGACTTTTATTTAGGTGGCGAACAATCTGGTCACCTTATCTTTTTGGACTCAAGCACAACAGGAGATGCTGTTATTGCTTGTTTAAAAGTTCTTGAAATGATGTGCCATACGAAAAAGAAAATATCTGAACTCACTTCTGTTATGAAAAAGTTTCCACAAATCACTAAAAATGTAAAAGTTAACAGGAAACCACCATTAGAGACTCTTCACATGACCACATCACTTGTGAGAGAATTTGAGAAAGAACTCGGTTCTTCAGGTCGGGTTTTGTTACGTTATAGCGGCACAGAATCCTTAGCTCGTATCACGCTTGAAGGACCTGAACTTAGCCAAATAGAGGTCATGGCAAGTAAAATTGAACAAATCCTCTTAAAAGAGATTGGATAA
- a CDS encoding YbbR-like domain-containing protein → MPAGSHENTSFLRDFIKLITNNFWLKVLSVLFAIVIFFIVRTDKDLSFEKIARVKLITSPSMIILGQKERTLDVTIKQQNSIFSISPTDMELTGEIEIISETPGRVRVKVSRENFPKLPKQYAMLIERPYIDVDIDKIQEKVLPIQAVLKGEPQAGLMVEQVKVTPSQIKVSGSRQQLARTQNIFTIPIVIEGINKNLITDANVELEESSAIKSFEKSVVVAITLGPKKFNRIFRSVPIEIKNANKKNFSKLQLRPSSIDVEVSGQRVILNKLDPSDVRVFIDASDLKPGWQDKPIILKIPGNVSLVKMIPDSISVHLNP, encoded by the coding sequence ATGCCAGCTGGATCACACGAAAATACATCTTTTTTAAGGGACTTTATTAAACTTATTACCAATAATTTTTGGTTAAAAGTTCTCTCTGTTTTATTTGCCATAGTTATATTTTTTATTGTGAGAACAGACAAAGATTTGAGTTTTGAAAAAATTGCGAGAGTTAAGTTAATAACTTCACCCTCTATGATTATTTTAGGACAAAAAGAACGAACTCTTGATGTTACGATAAAACAACAAAACTCTATTTTTTCCATTTCGCCAACAGATATGGAACTCACGGGTGAAATTGAAATTATCAGTGAAACCCCAGGCCGCGTTCGTGTAAAAGTAAGTAGAGAAAATTTTCCAAAACTTCCAAAACAATATGCAATGTTAATTGAACGTCCATACATTGATGTTGATATAGATAAAATTCAAGAAAAAGTCTTACCAATACAAGCTGTGCTAAAAGGAGAACCTCAAGCGGGGCTCATGGTTGAGCAAGTAAAAGTAACACCATCACAAATCAAAGTATCTGGTTCTCGCCAACAGCTTGCAAGAACACAAAATATTTTTACAATACCCATTGTAATTGAAGGGATAAATAAAAATTTAATTACTGATGCAAATGTTGAATTAGAAGAATCTTCTGCAATTAAATCTTTTGAAAAAAGCGTTGTTGTTGCAATTACTTTAGGACCGAAAAAATTTAATCGCATTTTTCGTTCCGTTCCCATTGAAATCAAAAATGCGAATAAAAAGAATTTTTCTAAACTTCAATTACGCCCAAGCTCCATAGACGTTGAAGTTTCTGGGCAAAGAGTTATTCTCAATAAACTTGATCCGTCTGATGTTCGTGTTTTTATCGACGCATCAGACTTAAAACCTGGATGGCAAGACAAGCCAATCATTTTAAAAATTCCTGGGAATGTTTCCTTGGTTAAAATGATTCCAGACTCTATTTCAGTACATCTTAATCCTTGA
- the cdaA gene encoding diadenylate cyclase CdaA: MNYLESIKTIISWKAILDISLVAFLLYQIISLLKGTRAAQVLIGMLVIFITYVFSSMLQFDTLHWIISKFYSSFIIVVIVLFQDDIRRLLTRFGRGPFTTGLDSVSGTNIIDEITNAAKSLSHERIGALIVFERSVGLDKLYDHSIMLDAVVSEQLLSSIFQSFSPLHDGAVIIKKDRINCASAQLPLSKNPRFSKKMGTRHSAAVGISEETDAVVLVVSEETGNISIAWEGNLQRQSSSEAARKMLSILLLPRGQNSNIIYWIENFVLFKYHKFILKLKSIFSSNKIQPFDNDRRKSNDKSNSLQKKVSSLETLAIQQAELSMQQVEYENKIASNVPKNIHIRFPRSSKIKDIKSSDIQFISSNILNKHQSLNNDSNNLKDDDIDNLEHEEENKNASGKNKALKAIAEIAPEDRFDPPIPKSPPPRDVSIGGIPLDPPIEKNKNEETPLEKIKKDDKK; the protein is encoded by the coding sequence ATGAATTACTTAGAATCAATTAAAACAATAATATCTTGGAAAGCTATCCTAGACATTTCTCTAGTGGCATTCTTACTTTATCAAATTATATCTCTTCTTAAAGGAACAAGAGCCGCTCAAGTTCTTATTGGAATGCTTGTCATATTTATCACTTATGTTTTTTCAAGCATGCTTCAATTTGATACATTGCATTGGATCATAAGTAAATTTTATTCTTCTTTTATTATTGTTGTTATTGTACTTTTTCAAGATGATATTCGTCGTTTACTTACAAGATTCGGTCGTGGCCCGTTTACAACAGGACTCGATTCCGTTTCTGGAACAAATATTATAGATGAAATCACAAATGCAGCAAAATCTTTAAGCCATGAGCGTATTGGGGCTCTTATCGTTTTTGAGCGTTCAGTCGGATTAGATAAATTATACGATCACAGCATAATGCTTGATGCTGTTGTCTCAGAGCAATTATTAAGCAGCATATTTCAATCATTTTCTCCACTTCATGATGGCGCTGTTATCATTAAAAAAGATAGAATTAATTGCGCTTCAGCTCAATTACCACTTTCAAAAAACCCACGATTTTCTAAAAAAATGGGGACACGTCATAGTGCGGCCGTTGGAATATCCGAAGAAACAGACGCAGTTGTCCTTGTTGTTAGTGAAGAAACGGGGAATATATCTATTGCCTGGGAAGGTAACTTACAAAGACAAAGTTCTTCTGAAGCTGCTCGAAAAATGCTTTCCATTCTTCTTTTACCAAGAGGACAAAACTCAAATATAATTTATTGGATAGAAAATTTTGTATTATTTAAATATCATAAATTTATTTTAAAATTAAAATCTATTTTTAGTTCTAATAAAATACAACCATTTGATAATGACAGAAGAAAATCTAATGACAAATCAAACTCCTTGCAAAAAAAGGTATCTTCACTGGAGACTTTGGCTATACAACAAGCAGAGTTGTCTATGCAACAAGTAGAATATGAAAATAAAATTGCTTCAAACGTACCAAAAAATATTCATATAAGGTTTCCTAGAAGTTCAAAAATTAAAGATATAAAATCGTCGGATATTCAATTTATATCGAGTAATATTTTAAATAAACATCAAAGTTTGAATAATGACTCTAATAATTTAAAAGATGATGATATTGATAATTTAGAACATGAAGAAGAAAATAAAAATGCAAGCGGAAAAAATAAGGCACTAAAAGCAATTGCTGAAATTGCACCTGAAGATCGCTTTGATCCACCAATACCCAAATCTCCTCCACCTCGGGATGTTTCCATTGGTGGTATTCCTCTCGATCCTCCTATAGAAAAAAACAAAAATGAGGAAACTCCTTTAGAAAAAATAAAAAAGGATGATAAAAAATAA